From Helicobacter sp. MIT 05-5293, one genomic window encodes:
- the rimP gene encoding ribosome maturation factor RimP: MLSENTRQKIEALAKTLGLYIYDMDFIKEDSRDIFRVSITKKAPFIYQSPSSSTSVGVQDCQNLSELISPLLDVEEVNLDRYNLEVSSPGLERSLKKPQHYQFSLGENVRIKRVDKSIVEGILESVDDQKISIKTEDETQEIPLSDIKTAKVCFEF; encoded by the coding sequence ATGCTTAGTGAAAATACGAGACAAAAAATTGAGGCACTCGCCAAGACCTTAGGGCTTTATATTTATGATATGGATTTTATCAAAGAAGATTCTCGTGATATTTTTCGCGTGAGTATTACCAAAAAAGCTCCTTTTATATATCAAAGCCCAAGCTCATCGACATCAGTTGGTGTGCAAGATTGTCAGAATCTTAGTGAGCTTATTTCTCCGTTACTTGATGTTGAAGAAGTGAATCTTGATCGTTATAATCTCGAAGTCAGCTCGCCGGGTTTGGAGCGGAGCTTAAAAAAACCTCAACATTATCAGTTTTCCTTAGGCGAAAATGTGCGTATAAAACGCGTGGATAAAAGCATTGTAGAGGGAATCTTAGAATCTGTTGATGATCAGAAAATCAGTATTAAGACAGAAGATGAGACGCAAGAAATCCCTTTAAGCGACATCAAAACAGCAAAGGTTTGCTTTGAGTTCTAA
- a CDS encoding methyltransferase: protein MACKALRIYQLSDGYCYNTDSLILAHFAKPFLKKSMRILDVGAGSGILGILCAREIVENLQGSVDLHLVEKDPLMCFLANKNAFRFQGQVYCEDFLAFRDVSKFDLIISNPPFYTRGVRQKDNPRKNMAKNRSFLPLDAMLSHIKRLIQPNGVLCMCYDARNSGELFYECQQKGLRIESVRFVYPLPDRDATLVLLKARIQTRSQMQVLPPLFTHQSPKQMDNTEELKAIYEWAKTASIKVDSQWLHTQN, encoded by the coding sequence ATGGCTTGCAAAGCTTTAAGAATCTATCAACTCTCCGATGGGTATTGCTACAACACCGATAGCCTGATTCTCGCGCATTTTGCAAAGCCATTCCTTAAAAAGTCAATGCGTATTTTAGATGTGGGCGCGGGAAGTGGGATTTTGGGAATCTTGTGCGCACGCGAGATTGTGGAGAATCTACAAGGCAGTGTCGATTTGCATTTGGTTGAAAAAGATCCTCTAATGTGTTTTCTCGCCAATAAAAATGCTTTCAGATTTCAAGGACAAGTTTATTGCGAGGATTTTCTTGCTTTTCGTGATGTTTCTAAGTTTGATCTCATTATTTCTAACCCCCCTTTCTATACGCGCGGTGTGCGGCAAAAAGACAATCCACGTAAAAATATGGCGAAAAATCGCTCATTTTTACCGCTTGATGCGATGCTTTCCCACATTAAACGTCTCATACAGCCTAATGGCGTGCTGTGTATGTGTTATGATGCGCGTAATAGTGGAGAGCTTTTTTATGAATGTCAGCAAAAAGGATTGCGTATAGAAAGTGTGCGTTTCGTGTATCCTTTGCCCGATAGAGATGCTACGCTTGTCTTGCTTAAAGCACGGATTCAGACGCGCTCACAAATGCAGGTTTTACCTCCGCTTTTTACGCATCAAAGTCCTAAGCAAATGGACAATACAGAAGAATTAAAGGCGATTTATGAATGGGCAAAAACAGCAAGTATTAAGGTAGATTCTCAATGGTTGCACACACAAAACTAG
- a CDS encoding SLAC1 anion channel family protein produces the protein MMNNANDNNTNETKPPKQSQLKHFPVMMFAITMGFGGLTLDYKKAIEILSFSPLVYKMLSVFVVMLFCVIAVSYVCKICAYPKAVLDEFNHPIRVNFFATISMSTLLLSNIFHEYTQVALVLFILGAGFQIFIAFYAISYWLKRDIEFAHSTPAWFIPVVGNLLVVTAGAGFADHYTLMFFFSLGIFFWIILSAILVNRIIFHGMLVQKFLPTLAIFIAPPAVGMLGYLKINHGEFDYFAEIMLNVAIIFAIILFALARNFYKLKFFISWWAFTFPFAALTLALLTAYEVSSYPPYYIMGFLSILLTTCIILFVAFKTIQAILRGELFVEEK, from the coding sequence ATGATGAATAATGCAAATGACAACAATACAAATGAGACGAAACCACCTAAACAATCCCAATTAAAACATTTTCCGGTGATGATGTTTGCCATTACAATGGGTTTTGGGGGATTAACGCTTGATTATAAAAAAGCAATTGAGATTTTGTCATTTTCCCCTTTGGTTTATAAGATGCTTTCTGTTTTTGTGGTGATGCTTTTTTGCGTGATTGCAGTATCGTATGTGTGCAAGATATGCGCATATCCTAAAGCTGTTTTAGATGAATTCAACCACCCCATTCGGGTTAATTTCTTTGCAACAATCTCAATGAGCACTTTGCTTCTTTCAAATATTTTTCACGAATACACACAAGTCGCTTTGGTGCTTTTCATACTCGGTGCAGGATTCCAAATATTTATCGCATTTTATGCAATTAGCTATTGGCTCAAACGCGACATTGAGTTTGCGCATTCTACTCCTGCGTGGTTTATCCCTGTGGTAGGGAATCTCCTCGTAGTAACTGCTGGAGCAGGATTTGCTGATCATTACACATTAATGTTTTTCTTTTCTTTAGGTATCTTTTTTTGGATCATTTTAAGCGCAATTCTTGTCAATCGAATTATTTTTCATGGTATGCTCGTCCAAAAGTTTTTACCCACACTTGCAATCTTTATCGCTCCGCCTGCTGTGGGAATGCTAGGTTATCTTAAGATTAATCATGGGGAGTTTGATTATTTTGCCGAGATTATGCTAAATGTCGCGATTATCTTTGCGATTATCCTTTTTGCACTCGCACGCAATTTTTATAAACTCAAATTTTTTATCTCGTGGTGGGCTTTTACTTTTCCTTTTGCGGCTCTTACTTTAGCACTTTTGACAGCCTATGAAGTCTCAAGCTATCCTCCTTATTATATTATGGGTTTTTTGTCAATCCTGCTCACAACCTGCATTATTTTGTTTGTTGCTTTTAAGACAATCCAAGCAATTTTGCGTGGCGAACTTTTTGTCGAAGAGAAATGA
- the ribD gene encoding bifunctional diaminohydroxyphosphoribosylaminopyrimidine deaminase/5-amino-6-(5-phosphoribosylamino)uracil reductase RibD codes for MSSNFSCDSLLLKECVNLAWQAQTLALPNPSVGALVVDAKGNIIGRGTHQLAGDAHAEVLAIKQAYHHLSGDDEILSIHSSEALHAYLSKHHQNLFTSCVLYVSLEPCNHFGKTPPCAALLAKLRFQKVCIGIKDYHPDANGGLQTLLQAGIQAEILESQEARNVLYPFLCLQEKGHFNLFKLAQRLDGNYLHGQISSNLSQQFTHAQRSVCDAIFISGQTLREDNPRLDSRFAPPPYDAKTYPKVGIFTKTSFALPPQSHLFTHRQDLHRCVEIPASLSSLQKGFHIIEGGWNLLPLVLSDVDMILLHLAPKLDSLAYTLSHTLQTRFKILHTMMLGEDLALWLAKL; via the coding sequence TTGAGTTCTAACTTTTCGTGCGATAGCTTATTGCTCAAAGAATGTGTGAATCTCGCTTGGCAGGCACAGACATTAGCTTTGCCTAATCCGAGTGTGGGAGCATTAGTCGTTGATGCAAAAGGTAATATCATCGGGAGAGGCACGCATCAGCTTGCTGGTGATGCTCATGCGGAAGTGTTGGCAATCAAACAAGCTTATCATCATTTGAGTGGTGATGATGAGATTCTATCCATTCATTCAAGCGAAGCCCTGCATGCGTATCTCTCTAAGCATCATCAGAATCTTTTTACTTCATGCGTGCTTTATGTGAGCCTTGAGCCGTGTAATCATTTTGGCAAAACACCCCCTTGTGCGGCACTGCTTGCCAAGCTTAGATTCCAAAAAGTCTGTATAGGCATCAAGGATTATCACCCTGATGCTAATGGGGGATTACAAACTTTACTCCAAGCAGGTATCCAAGCTGAAATCTTAGAATCTCAAGAAGCGCGTAATGTGCTTTATCCCTTTTTGTGCCTCCAAGAAAAAGGGCATTTTAATCTCTTTAAGCTCGCACAAAGGCTTGATGGTAATTACTTGCACGGACAGATTTCAAGCAATCTTTCACAGCAATTTACACACGCTCAACGCAGTGTGTGCGATGCGATTTTTATCTCTGGACAAACGCTAAGGGAAGATAATCCGCGGCTAGATTCACGCTTTGCACCGCCACCCTATGATGCGAAAACTTACCCAAAAGTAGGAATTTTCACAAAAACTTCTTTTGCTCTGCCTCCGCAAAGTCATCTTTTTACACACAGACAAGATTTGCATCGTTGTGTCGAAATCCCCGCATCTTTGTCATCACTCCAAAAAGGATTTCATATCATCGAGGGCGGTTGGAATCTTTTGCCTTTGGTCTTGTCTGATGTGGATATGATTTTATTGCATCTCGCACCTAAGCTTGATTCACTAGCTTATACCCTATCTCACACACTTCAAACGCGATTTAAGATTCTACACACGATGATGTTAGGAGAGGATTTGGCTCTATGGCTTGCAAAGCTTTAA